Part of the Tamandua tetradactyla isolate mTamTet1 chromosome 11, mTamTet1.pri, whole genome shotgun sequence genome, CTATGTGACCCAGGAGAAGAttgggcacagagaggttgagcagCTGGCTGGATTCACAGGGTTCAGATCTGGGTCCTGCCGTCCAGGTGCTTCTCTCGGGCAGCCTGGAAGGtgtgaattttatctcttttgtccCTCCCTAGATTCGGAGCTCAGAGGAGGGTCTTCTCTACACGCAGGATCTGTCGAGCACCTATGGGAAGGTGTGCTGTTGGTGGGTGGGGCCCTGTCACGCGGTCGTCCGCATCTTCCACCCCACCTTCATCAAGCCGGTCCTCTTTGCTCCAGGTAGACTTCCCACCAGCCACAGCCTGACTACTGCTGAGGTCTCTGTGCTCCCTGCAGCTGGGTGGATAATCCAGGAATGAAGGACAGGAGGAGCCACTGCCTCCTGCCTACCTAGAACCCCACCTGCCTGACCACGGGTCATGTCTAGTCTTGTCCAAGGCGAGTCTGTCTGATCTCTGCTGTGTAGATATGTTTGGCTGAGTCTGGAGTGTGCTTACACCCGGGATCATAGGGAGATGGTCTTGGTTATGTTTGTGGTCCAGCTGTGGCCAAGAACATTTGGGCCATGTCAGGATCTGTCTGGGTCTTATCAGAGATGGTGTTTGAGATAGTCTGGTTCTTCTCCTGTTCACGTCCGAGTCATGTTTATTTCTTGTTTGAAATCAGAGCTTGAATGTGTCTGGGACATATGGTTCCTCGGGGAAATGTCTGGGGACATGATTTGGATTGTGTTTGGGGCAGGTATACGGTACACCTGGATCACATCTGGTCCGTTTTGGGACATAAGACCATATTTCTATTCCATCTAGGGTCTGACTGTGGGTGACCTGAAGTTATGTCAGATGGTCTTTGGCCCTAGTCAGAGCATGCTGTTTCATGTTATGCATGTCAGGGCATGTCACGTTTGTTGTGGCAAGGTACATGTCAGGAGATGTCATACAATGCTGGGGAGGTCAGTGTGTTCTAAGTCCACATGATGCCTTCTGTAGAATGTTAGCTGGACTCTGGTGTTTCAGAACATGTTGGGCTATGGAGGAGACGTGTTGTGTTGTTATGCATTATGTGGAGACATGTGTTGTTATGCATTATGTGGAGACATGTTGTGTTGTTCTGTATCACGTGGAGCAACGTCAGGGTGTGTCTCAGTCTGCCGAGGTGTCTGTGGACtttgacttttctcttttctgctgcTACAGCCTGGTTTGCTTCCCCCTtaccttcccttcctccctgctTCCTCTGTTCATGGTCCCTTTCCTGCTGTGCTGGTTTTGGTGGGAGGAAGGGTAGACCTGCCCTCACAGTCCCTCCCCTACCCCTCTGTGGCTTCTGATGACCCATCTCTCATGTCAGCCGCCATCGCACCAAAAGATATGGTCTTCTACCGCTTCCTGAAGCCCTGGCTGGGTGAGTAACTCCAGGAAAAAAGGGTCAAGGACAACCTTGGGAGCCAGGGGAGAGAGTGTCCTCACCCACTGCCCATCGCTGTCTCTATCAGGGGATGGTCTACTGCTGAGCGCTGGTGACAAGTGGAGCCGCCACCGCCGCATGCTGACGCCTGCCTTCCACTTCAATATCCTGAAGCCCTATGTGAAGATTTTCAATGAGAGCGCGAACATCATGCATGTGAGTCCTTTGAACTCATGGTCCCAGATGGAGACTTGGTTGGAAGGGACCTCAGATGCACCCAGTCTGGAGTCTTGGCTCGGTTGGGTTGCTTTGAGGCCATTGCTCTTTCTCTCTGATTCTTAGTTTCTTCATCCACATAGTGGGGATAACGATCTCTGCTTCAAAGGGGGATCAAGACAACTTAATGGAATCATGTGCCTAGTACATAGGAGGTGATGAGAAGGTGTTGGTTTCTAATCTTGCTCGGAATTGATTCATGATAAAGGTGAAGAGTGCACAGTAGCTGTTGCTGATTAACCACATCAAAgctcatttgtttaaaaaaaataattgtttcttaATGGTCAGAAAATTTTTGGATCCTGGACTTGGAAAGGCTTACTCACTTATCTGTGATCAGCTGTGGGTTAGTTAGGCAGATCTGACAGGATCACCTGTCCCACACAGTTGGGTCTTGGATGGCTGAGGCTGACATAGGATGGCCTCTGCTGGGACAATTGGACTTTCCTACATGTTATCTCTCACCCTCCAGCAGACAGCCCAGCTTGCCCACATGACAGAGTGAGGTTTCCAAGACAGTAAGAGAAAACAGCAATAACTTTGCAGGCCTAGGTTTACAATTACCATGTCATTATTTTCACTAATTCTATTAAACAAAGCAAATCACAACACCAGGCAGAATCAAAGGGTGGGGAAATAGTAGAATTCGCTGCAAACTTGCATTGCAAAGGGCATGAATGCAGGGCGAGTTCAATCATTGGGGAAAAAGattttctgtaattttccttaCTTGTAATTTAATGAATTAGTTTAATTACTTCATGGATTTGCCATAGGAAGGAGTCTCTTGGGTCAGAGACACAAGGAACATCATGGAACACATGCTTTATTCTGGTTTTTATTCTTTCCCTAGGCCACCCAAATCTCATAGGAGTAGCACAAATAGGCCCAAATGGATTCCTGCACATGTGAAAGGTTGCATTATAGGGGTGGGATGCTAAGTTTAGGGAATCTTCAACTTATTGGAAGCAGAAGCAAGCCTGATTTTTGTCCAAGGAATGACATTATATCATCCCACAGGGTTACTTGCTTCAAACAAAACTCtgagaaacagtacagaaaaagaGTGTCTTGTCCTTGCATTCTTGGAGTGGACAGCAGAAATGTGAAGTATGGCCTAGGGACCAAGATGGACATTGGGGACACTTTTGCAATTGGTCTGTAGCAAGgattttgatgatgatgatgatgatgatgataaagatGAGGGAGAAGAGGATGAAAGCTAACATTTgttaagcacttactatatgtCAGAAACTGTACCATTCTCAGATATCtgttgtctcatttaattttcacaacccTAAGAGCTAGAGATGAccattttcttctgcttattaCAAAAGATGGATCTAATGCTCAAGGAGATTAAGGAACCCGCCCAGGGTACTCAGCTACTAAGTAGGCTGCTACATCTGGCACCAAAGAAGGTCATCTTAACTGTTAATAAAGATTTGACAGCTGGTAGCCAGAGAAGGAGGATGACTTAATCAAGGGCATACAAAGCACAGGAGGCAGAGCTTGGAATGGGACCCATGTCTCCTGTCTCTCAGTTATGGAATCTTCATGTCTTATGAGTGACAGTGTTCTCACCCAAGCCTGTTGCTCCCTGATAGTGGGTGTCTAGGATGACTTATCAGAAGGCTGAGTTTAGAGTAGAGTCCAAACTGGTGGCTGGAGTTGGAGAGGGGAAATAGGGTGGACAGTGTCCAGCCCCAATGCTTCCCTCTTCTCTGACCAGGCCAAGTGGCAGCGCCTGGCCTCAGAGGGCAGTGCCCGCCTGGACATGTTTGAGCACATCAGCCTCATGACCCTGGACAGTCTGCAGAAATGTGTCTTCAGCTTCGACAGCCACTGCCAAGAGTGAGTCCTCACCATGTCTTTGGAAATTGGTCTACTGACCCAAGGGAGTAGGTAAGGGAGGGAAGACTGAATAGGGCAATCAGAAGGACCTGCCTGGTGGAGTGTGTCAGTGCTGGGACAGTGAAGGACAAGGGAGGGCAGAGAGAAGCATAGGAACTTCCAGATGGGTAAAAATATTTGAgtaaaggcaaggaaggaaataCTGTCATGGAGGTGGACAAGTCTctcaaaaccagataaaggtgGATGGACCTTATCCTGAAGTTTCTAGGATGCATGGAAGGGGGTGAGAAGATGAAGGGCATGACCAGAACAGAGCTTTGGAGATCCTGTTCTGTGTAGGTCCATCTTCTGACTGTTATGCTGATATTGGATATGAAGAGACATGGGAAAGGGGAGGGTTTCATTGAGTGGATGATATCTGAGATGGGTGGAGAGGTTAGGGGAGGAGAAAAGAGCATGGAATCTTGGGAAGGAGGGGAGAGAGTTTGTCATGATGTCCAAGCCCTGAGCTGAGAACATGGGGACCAGGAAGCAGCTCCCTGAGGCAGGGAAGTAAGGAGAGAAGAAAGTTGGAGAGCCATGCTTCCAGATCTTGGCCACCATGTGTTTCTGGAGCCATCTTTTCCTGGACGCTCAGATTACTGGCAGGAGGTAGCTCCCAGCTTCCGGGTGGGATGTGCTCTCAGACTTCAGGTGTGTTACGTTGTTGCCTCCCTGTATGCCGTCCTCCTGCAGGAAGCCCAGTGAATATATTGCCGCCATCCTGGAGCTCAGCGCCCTCGTAGCGAAACGCCACCAGCAGATTTTCCTGCACTCGGACTTCCTGTACCGCCTCAGTCCCGACGGGCGGCGCTTCCGCAGGGCCTGCCGGCTGGTGCACGACTTCACGGACGCCGTCATCCAGGAGCGGCGCCGCACCCTCCCCGACCAGGGCGCTGATGACTTCCTCATGGACAAGGCCAGGACCAAGACGCTGGACTTCATCGACGTGCTCCTGCTGGCCAAGGTGGGCTCATTTGGGATCTGAATTCTAGAGGTAGACCAGAATTGATTTAAAATGTCATATCAAAATACTTGGATTCAATCCAGAGGGCACTGGAGAGCCATGGGGGGTgttggagaaagggaaggatgagGCAGAGATGATATCAGGGGCCACCTGGTGGAACCCAGCCTGCAGGAAATAGTTAAGCCTGAAATTGTGAAGGGCAAGAGAATTTATGTTACTTACATGCTGATAAGTTACCCTGCTGAGGCTTGcttatatatacatttatctgACAGATTACTGACAGAGGCATGAAACCTTCAACATTGGGATCAAAGCAGACCATTTATTACTTAATGCAATGACATCAGCCAGTAGAATAGTTGTGATGGTCCCTATTCTCAATTACTCTGAAGGCAAGATGATGTGGGCTGCTGTTTTCTCCTGTATATGCAGCAGAGTTTGCAAACACAGCAGAGGAAATCCACATTATCATTCTTGGAGATTATATAGGAAAGCTGGTATGTTTGCTCCTCTCCCTCACTGAGTGGAGACTGAGattgatagatagacagatagatgccAAGTACTTTGTCATGGAGTATAAACAAGTTCTCTATAGCAAGAAGGCAAAATCTCTAGTTTACAACTCTTCTAAGAAGAGATAAAACAATTCTCTAGATTCGCTGTGCTAGATGGTGAGAAAAAGTGTCTTGAGCAAGGCACAATCTCTAACTTCCAAGGTATACTGTTATTCAATCATCTCATAGCCTAGATTGCCAgcaatttttttctaagaaagcTCTCATATTgcagaaacatgaaaatattccTACATAGTTTTGATTCCTGCCATTAGGGCCAAAGACATCTCAGGGACACCAGGGAGATGGTTTGTGGTTGCGGGCTGTGGGGATGGTAAGGAAGGAAAGTATAGGAGTTCAGGGTGGGCTTGGATTTCAGGACGGATGATGGCTCTTCAGGCAATGATTGGTTAGGGTGGGAAGCCCTCAGAGCTGGAGTGATTCTGGGAGTCTTGTCTTCTCTCCAGGATGAAGATGGGAAGGTACTGTCAGATGAGGACATTCGAGCAGAGGCTAACACCGTCATGTTTGGGGGTGAGGATCCCAGCTTGGAATTACAGTAGGGGGAGGGGCTTTCCTTACCTTCCTCCTTGAGGGCTTCCATGTAAAGGAGCTGTCCACCTGGTGGGTCTGAATCTGCCTGTCTGGCTGCCCCCAGGCCATGACACCACGGCCAGTGGCCTCTCCTGGGTCCTGTATAACCTTGCAAAGCACCCGGAATGCCAGGAGCGCTGCCGGCAGGAGGTACAAGAACTCCTGAGGGACCGCCAGTCCGAGGAGATTGAATGGTGAGTGCAGGTTCTCATAGTCCGTTCCTCAATACCATCTCATTGTCTCTGCTTTCCAGGTGGGGACAGATATTCTTTTTGTTGATTCTTCCAATATTGATTTCCGGAAATAGGAGGAGAATCCAGAGGCAGGGCTGCACCCAGCCTCACTTTCAAGGGAAATGCTGTAGGCTTTTGGGTGAGAAAGATCTGGTTTTGAATCCTTGATCCTTTACAAATTTTCTGTGTGATCCTACATGGCTCATTTCTTCTCTCTGAGCCTGAATTTCTCCCTCTAACATGGGACCAGTCTCCAGCCCTCAAATCTTCTGGTAGAATCAGCAGCAATATATAAGGGCAGCTGCTGGTTAGGATGTGATCGGTCAATGTTGATCTCCTCTTCTCCCACAATTTTCTTCCCTGAAATAAGTTTTCCAAAGTTCATTACTTTcctgaatattttctcttcttcaccCCCATAAATCCTGCCTATAACAGCAGGCATTTGGGGGTAAAGTTTTCCATCTGTTGTTGAGGAACACCTGCATTAGTTATCCATCCTGCATTGCTTTTCATCATCACCTCTGCTTCCAGCCTTGGTCTGGCCCAAGAGGGGTGGAGACTTACGTTGTGCCTTCCAGGCGCTCTGGACTGGTGGGAGAAGTCACAGGACAGGATACTCCTAGCTCATATGGACAGGTCCAGGGATGAGAGAAAGCGAATAAAGGTCCAGTTGGTGTTGTCGGTGGTAAAAAGATCTAGGCTAAGACCTGGAATGATTATCATTACCCATTTAGGTGCAATTAGAGAACAGGGCTTTAAGCCAAGAGACAAAGTCTGAAGAGAGAGAGGGTAGAGGAAGGAGAGTGAAAAGGGGAAGTGAATCAAGCCTGTTGAGTAAACCAAGGGTGGCGAAATCATTTTGAGGTGTGTGGTGTGATGGACAGAGGGGCTCACAaggtaatgatggtggtgatagcaACAGACACCAGCTGCAGAAAATTCTGAGAATGCTGTTAGTGAATtcgattttatttattcattcatttttttaattagggaagttgtagatttacagaaaaaacatgtagaaaatacagagttcctatacaCCCCCCATTATATaaacttgcattagtgtggtacatgtttttacatttgatgaaataatattattataattgcacgattaaccatagtccatgatTTGCATTAAGGTTCGCTGTGTTTACAGTACTATGACTGCTTAAAAATACTTGATTATAATAGTATACATACAGTCTAAAATTTCTCCCTTATAATATAAAATTCCCGCTTTATGATTTCTATGCaagtatttttattctagtagtatatatacaatctaaaatttccctctttatcAATATTTTACAAAAGCTTCTCTCAATGTCTCATCTGGCTAAGTTGGTCTATGGTGTCTGTATTTATTATCAACATAATTTTATTAGTATGATAATTGAAATGTCtgttatttccttaattttgatgcatatttatccatttttggGGGTCTTGTGCTTGCACTTTTGGaattttaagaattctttctttCCCCCAGGTCACAAAGTTGTCtcacattatctttttttt contains:
- the LOC143650762 gene encoding cytochrome P450 4F3 isoform X1, producing MRLLSLSWLGLGPVAPSPWLLLLVVGASWLLARALAWSFAFYDMCRHLRCFPQPPRRNWFLGHLGLIRSSEEGLLYTQDLSSTYGKVCCWWVGPCHAVVRIFHPTFIKPVLFAPAAIAPKDMVFYRFLKPWLGDGLLLSAGDKWSRHRRMLTPAFHFNILKPYVKIFNESANIMHAKWQRLASEGSARLDMFEHISLMTLDSLQKCVFSFDSHCQEKPSEYIAAILELSALVAKRHQQIFLHSDFLYRLSPDGRRFRRACRLVHDFTDAVIQERRRTLPDQGADDFLMDKARTKTLDFIDVLLLAKDEDGKVLSDEDIRAEANTVMFGGHDTTASGLSWVLYNLAKHPECQERCRQEVQELLRDRQSEEIEWDDLAHLPFLTMCIKESLRLYPPVTIVSRCCTQDIVLPDGRVIPKGVICLISIFGTHHNPSVWPNPEVYDPFRFDPENTQKRSPLAFIPFSVGPRNCIGQTFAMTEMKAVLALTLLRFRVLPDETEPRRKPELILRAEGGLWLRVEPLSARLLAPTAPGP
- the LOC143650762 gene encoding cytochrome P450 4F3 isoform X2, which encodes MRLLSLSWLGLGPVAPSPWLLLLVVGASWLLARALAWSFAFYDMCRHLRCFPQPPRRNWFLGHLGLIRSSEEGLLYTQDLSSTYGKVCCWWVGPCHAVVRIFHPTFIKPVLFAPGDGLLLSAGDKWSRHRRMLTPAFHFNILKPYVKIFNESANIMHAKWQRLASEGSARLDMFEHISLMTLDSLQKCVFSFDSHCQEKPSEYIAAILELSALVAKRHQQIFLHSDFLYRLSPDGRRFRRACRLVHDFTDAVIQERRRTLPDQGADDFLMDKARTKTLDFIDVLLLAKDEDGKVLSDEDIRAEANTVMFGGHDTTASGLSWVLYNLAKHPECQERCRQEVQELLRDRQSEEIEWDDLAHLPFLTMCIKESLRLYPPVTIVSRCCTQDIVLPDGRVIPKGVICLISIFGTHHNPSVWPNPEVYDPFRFDPENTQKRSPLAFIPFSVGPRNCIGQTFAMTEMKAVLALTLLRFRVLPDETEPRRKPELILRAEGGLWLRVEPLSARLLAPTAPGP